The genomic DNA CTCGCGCATCTTCATGATGGAGAGCAACCGGTAGATCTGCGAGCGCATCTCCACGTAGCGCAGCAGCAGCACGGTCTCCACCACGTTGGCCAGCTCGGGCGTGGGCAGGTTCAGCTGGGGCTGGAAGAGCTCCAGCTCGTCCGTCATGACGGTGGTGACGTCCAGGGAACGCAATTGATTGGTCAGCGCCGACAGGAAGCGGGGCATGCGGTCCGGGTACACCGCCGCAGCGCGGAAGCCCTCGGCCCCGTCGATGAACAGGCGCCGCCGCTCCCGGCGTGTCTCCGCCCGGAGGGTCTCCAACAGCTGCTCGGCCAGCGAGTCCATGAAGTGCTCGAGTGGAGGCTGCCATACCAACTGGATGGTGCCATCGCGCACGTAGCGCTCCAGCGGAAGACCCACGTCCTCGGCCTTCTCGATGAGGCGGGGAGGCGGCTCGTAGAATCCGAAATACGTGCCTTTCTGACCCTGACGCGCCCCCTCCAGCAGGAATGACAGTCCCAGCAGCGTCTTGCCCGTTCCCGGCGCGCCCAGGAGCGCGGTGGTGGAACCCGAGGGCAGCCCACCGCTGAGCATCTCGTCCAGCCGCGGCAGCCCGAACGCCATGCGCGTGCGCTGCTCGTGAGCGAACTCCCCGGGGTGGGCGAACTGGACTTCCGTCCGGGGATGGACGGACACCCCCTCGGAGGAAATCTCCACCTCGTGACGGCCCCGGAGGTAGTCACCGCCGCGGAACTTGTGCACCGTCAACTCACGCACCGCCCGCGGGCCAATGAGCTGGTCCGACAACTCCAGCACCCCATCCACCAGGGTGTGCTCCACGTGCGTGCGCTCGCGCATGTTGGAGATGAGCAGCGTCGTGCAGCCCAGCAGACTCGCGAGCGCCTGGAGCGAATGGATGAATTCGCCATAGGCCTGCCGCGTGGAAGAGAACTGCTCCGCGCTCTCCATTCCGTCGACGATGAAGACCGTGGCCCGGCGCTCGCGCAGCGTGGTGCGGATGAGTTCCAGGAGTCCTGAGAACCCCTCGTCCCGCACCTTCTGATAGCCACTGATGTAATAGATCTTCTCGGGGACGTCCCCCAACCGGAAGAAGCTCATCCCCTCGAGGTGCCGCAACATCTTCCCGTGCGACTCGATGAGCAGGGTCATGTAGACACACCGCCCGCCGCTCTTCTCGATGTGGTTGAAGCACAGCTGGTTGGCCAGGATGGTCTTGCCACTGCCCGGAGGCCCCATCAGCGCGTAGGTGCCCCCCTGCTTCAATCCACCCTGGAGGATGAAGTCGAGCCGCGGGATGCCGCTCTGGACACGTTCATCACGAGCGGGTTGCCCCGAACCACCTGTCGCCGACTCACTCATTCGCCCATTTCCTCGGAATCCCGGGTCCACTCAGCACACTACTCCGGGTCTGCCACGAACGAGGGAAATGCCAAATCCTCGTGAACTCCGCGACCCTCGCAACAACTCCACTTGCTCCATTTTGGTGCACGTGGAAAATCAAACAATCTAATAGTCAAGAATTTGGTGTCTCCCCCAGCCGGGAGTACAAGGTCCGCCAGTCCGACGAGGGTGATCCATGGCCAAGGCGCAAGCGAAACAACCCTTTGAATTGCCCGACTTCTATGTCCCTTGGCCAGCGCGCCTGAACCCCAACCTCGAGGGGGCCCGGACGCACTCCAAGGCCTGGGCGCGTCAAATGGGAATCATCGACCCGCCCCAGGAAGAGGCCGAGCCCAAGATCTGGGATGAGGCGAAGTTCGATGCCATGGACTACGCCCTGCTCTGTGCGTACACCCATCCCGAGGCGCCGGGCCCGGAACTCGACCTGATAACAGACTGGTATGTCTGGGTTTTCTACTTCGATGATCACTTCCTCGAGGTCTACAAGCGCTCCCGGGATCTCGCGGGCGCGAAGAAGTACCTCGACCGGTTGCCCTTGTTCATGCCGGTCGATCTCTCCCCCCCGCCGGAGCCCACCAACGCGGTGGAGCGTGGACTGATCGATCTGTGGGCGCGCACCGTGCCCACCAAGTCCATGGAATGGCGGCGCCGGTTCTTCGACAGCACCAAGGCGCTGCTCGAGGAGTCGAACTGGGAGCTGTCCAATATCAACGAGCGCCGGGTCTCCAATCCAATCGAATACATCGAGATGCGCCGCAAGGTGGGCGGAGCGCCCTGGTCGGCGGATCTCGTGGAGCACGCCGTCTTCGCCGAGGTGCCGGCCCGGATCGCCGCCTCCCGGCCGATGCGCGTCCTCAAGGACACGTTCTCGGATGGCGTGCACCTGCGCAACGACCTGTTCTCCTACGAGCGCGAGATCCTGGAAGAGGGGGAACTCTCCAACTGCGTCCTGGTGATGGAGCGTTTCCTGGACATCGATCCACAACGCGCCGCCAACCTGACCAATGACATCCTGACGTCCCGGCTCCAGCAGTTCGAGAACACCGCCGTGACCGAGCTGCCGTCCCTCTTCGCGGAGCACGGCCTGAGCCCGGTGGAGCAGGCGAACGTCCTCGTCTACATCCGGGGACTCCAGGACTGGCAGTCCGGTGGTCACGAGTGGCACATGCGCTCGAGCCGCTACATGAACCGCGGAGGCTCCGGAGCCTCGGAGTCCGTGTCCCTCGGCCCCACCGGGCTGGGAACCTCGGCGGCGCGCCTGCACTTGTCCCCCGGCTCCCTGGGGTTGATCCGGCTCAAGAGCTTCTCCCACGTGCCCTACAAGGCCGTGGGCCCGGTGAAGCTGCCGAAGTTCTACATGCCCTACAAGACGTGGGTGAACGCCAACCTGGATGCCGCGCGGCGCAACTCCAAGGAATGGGCACGTCGCATGGGCATGCTGGAGACCCTGCCCGGCATCCCTGGCGCCTACATCTGGGATGACCACAAGTTCGACGTGGCCGACGTGGCGCTGTGCGGTGCCATGATCCACCCCAACGCCTCCGGGCCCGAGCTGGACCTGACGGCCGGCTGGCTCGTGTGGGGTACCTACGCCGACGACTACTTCCCGACGTTCTATGGGCATACCCGAGACATGGTGGGCGCGAAGGTCTTCAACGCCCGGCTGTCGGCGTTCATGCCGGATGACCCCTCCACCCTGACCACGGTCCCCACCAACCCGGTGGAGCGCGGTCTGGCCGATCTCTGGGCTCGCACCGCCGGCCCCATGCCCCCGAGCGCGCGCAATCATTTCCGCTGGGCCATCCAGGAGATGACCGCGAGCTGGTTGTGGGAGCTCGCCAACCAGACGCAGAACCGCATCCCGGATCCGGTCGACTACGTGGAGATGCGCCGGAAGACGTTTGGCTCGGATCTCACGATGAGCCTTTGTCGGCTGGCCCACGCCCACGGACTCCCGGCCAAGCTGCTCCGCTCCCGGGTCATGCGCAGCCTCGAGGACTCCGCCGCCGACTACGCGTGCTTGACCAACGACGTCTTCTCCTATCAGAAAGAGATTGAATTCGAGGGCGAGCTCAACAACGGCGTGTTGGTCGTCCAGCGCTTCCTCGATCTGGAGAAGGCCGAGGCCATCGAGGTCGTCAACAACCTGATGTCCGCGCGGATGCGCCAGTTCGAGCACATCATCGCCCTGGAATTGCCCATCCTCGTCGAGGACTTCGGCCTGGACGACAAGGACCGGGAGAAGTTGCACAAGTACGTCGAGCAGCTCCAGCAATGGATGGCCGGCGTGCTCCGGTGGCATCAGACGGTGGACCGCTACAAGGAATTCGAGTTGCGAGCTTCCCAGAAGCTCCCGCTGGCCCCCCGGGGCGCCACGGGACTGGGCACCTCCGCCGCACGCATCGCGTCGCTGTTCGGCAAATAGCCAGGCTTCGATAACCAAGAACCAGAACGTTTTCTTCTGCCTGAAGGGAAGAGGTAAGTCATGACGAGTCCAGTGGGGAAGCCGGGTGATGAGAAGAGCCAGTTGAGCCTCGGAACGGCGGCGGCACGCCAGCTGACGACGACGACCAAGTCGCAGCCCCAGATGCAGGGAATTTCTTCCCGCTGGCTGCTCAAGCTGCTGCCCTGGGTGCAGGTCTCCGGTGGCACCTTCCGCCTCAACCGCCGCCTGAGCTACACCCTCGGCGACGGCCGGGTGTCCTTCGTCAACACCGGCGCGAAGGTCCAGGTCATTCCCCAGGAGCTCACCGAGCTGCCGCTGCTGCGCGGCTTCGATGACGTCGAGGCGTTGACCGCCCTGGCCAACCGCTTCGAGCAGAAGGAGTACAAGCCCGGGGAGATCATCACCGAGGCCGGCAAGGAGGCCGATTCGATCTGCCTGATCGCCCACGGCAAGGTGGAGAAGATCGGCAAGGGCAAGTACGGCGACGAGTCCGTGATCGGCTTCCTGGCGGACGGCGACCACTACAGCTACGAGGTGCTGCTCGAGTCGCAGGACTACTGGCAGTACACGGTCAAGGCCGTCACGTACTGCACCGTGCTGATCCTCCAGCAGTCCTCGTTCGAGTCCGTGGTGGCCTTGTCGCCGTCGCTCCAGAAGCACGTCGAGCAGTTCAAGGCCCGCAGGCACAAGAAGACGGATGGGACGGGCGAGGCCGCCATCGAGCTGTCCGCGGGCCACCATGGCGAGCCCGTGCTGCCGGGCACCTACGTGGATTACGAGACGTCGCCTCGTGAGTACGAGCTGGCCGTGGCCCAGACCGTGCTCCAGATCCACACCCGCGTCGCCGACCTGTTCAACGACCCGATGAACCAGACCCAGGAGCAGTTGCGTCTGACCGTCGAGGCGTTGAAGGAGCGCAAGGAGCACGAGCTCATCAACAACCGCGAGTTCGGCCTGCTGCACAACGCGGATCTCAAGCAGCGCATCCACACGCGCAGCGGACCGCCGACCCCCGATGACATGGACGAGCTGCTGGCCACCGTGTGGAAGGAGCCGTCGTTCTTCCTGGCCCACCCCCGCGCCATCGCCGCGTTCGGGCAGGAGTGCAACCGCCGGGGCATCTACCCGACCAGCGTCGAGATGCATGGCAACATGGTCCCCGCCTGGCGCGGCATCCCCATCGTGTCCTGCAACAAGATTCCCATCAGCGACACGCGCACCAGCTCCATCATCCTGATGCGCGCGGGTGAGAAGAACCAGGGCGTCATCGGCCTGCATCAGGCGGGCATCCCGGACGAGATCGAGCCCAGCTTCAACGTCCGGTTCATGGGCATCAACGAGAAGGCGATCATCTCCTACCTGGTCAGCACCTACTTCTCCACGGCGGTCCTCGTCCCCGACGCGCTCGGCATCCTCGAGAGCGTCGAAATCGGCCGCATGGAATAGGTAGTGCAGTCCGCACGCAGCTCAGACTCAGGGTGAGGGACCCCTCATGGCGAATTCGGTGAACACGGGTAACGGTGGTGTGGTCGAGCAGCAGCAGACGAGCCTGAACACGGCCGCTGCCCGTCAGTTGACGACGACGACCAAGTCGCATCCGCAAATGGAGGGAATCTCTCCGCGCTGGCTGCTGCGGATGCTGCCCTGGGTGGAGGTGCCCGGCGGCGTGTATCGCGTCAACCGCCGCCTGACCTACACGGCGGGTGACGCGCGCCTGAGCTTTGGCAACGTGGGAGCCAAGGTGCAGGTCATTCCCCAGGAGCTGCGCAAGCTGCCGCTGCTGCGCGGCTTCGACGACGAGGACTCCGACTCGGTGATCGACACCCTGGCGAAGCAGTTCGTCCAGAAGGAGTTCAAGGCCGGAGACCTCATCGTCGAGGTGGGCCAGCCCGCCGAGCATGTCATCCTGCTCGCCCATGGCCGGGCCCAGAAGCTGGGCGTGGGCAAGTATGGCGATCCGGTCGTCCTCGACTCGCTGGGCGACGGCGACCACTTCGGAGATCAGGCGGTCGTGGAGTCGGACGACCGCTGGAAGTTCGCGGTCAAGGCGCTCACGCCGTGCACGGTGATGATGCTGCCGCAGCGGATCTTCGAGGTGGTGATCTCCCAGTCTCCCTCCCTGGGCGCTCACGTCGGGCGGTTCAAGGAGCGGCTGAAGAAGCCCCAGGACAAGTCGGGGCAGGCCGCCATCGAGCTGTCCGCCGGCCACCATGGCGAGCCGACGCTGCCGCAGACGTTCGTCGACTACGAGCTCAGGCCACGCGAGTATGAGCTGAGCGTGGCCCAGACCATCCTGCGGGTCCACACCCGTGTCTCGGATCTGTACAACGATCCGATGAACCAGACCCAGGAGCAGCTGCGTCTGACCGTCGAGGCCCTGCGCGAGCGGCAGGAACACGAGTTGATCAACAATCGTGAGTTCGGGCTGTTGCACAACGCCGACCTCAAGCAGCGCGTCATCGCGCGCAGGGGGCCGCCCACGCCGGACGATCTGGACGAGCTGCTGAGCCGGCGCAGGAAGTCGCGCTTCTTCCTGGCCCACCCGCGCACCATCGCCGCGTTCGGTCAGGAGTGCAACCGGCGGGGGGTCTACCCGACCTACGTCGAGGTGGACGGCAACAAGTTCATCGGCTGGCGGGGTGTTCCCCTCCTGCCTTCCGACAAGATCCCCATCGGGAACGACGGCACGACCTCCATCATCGTGATGCGTACCGGGAAGGACGATCAGGGCGTCGTCGGCCTGCACCAGACCGGCATTCCGGATGAGATCTCTCCCGGTCTCTCGGCCCGGCGCATGGACGTCAGCGATAAGGCCATCACCTCCTATCTCGTCAGCACCTACTACTCGGTGGCCCCCCTGGTCCCCGACGCGCTCGGAGTGCTCGAGAACATCCAACTCGGATTCGGGCGCTGACCTCAGCCGGAGACAGGCGGCAGGAGTCCCGCCTTCTCCAGCCGCTCGCGCACACGCGCGGCCAGGTCCATGTGCGCCGTGTTCCCCCGGGAAAAGGGTTCCGGGGTGAGGATGATGAGCGAGCCCCGATCCTCCACGGGCTCCACCCGCACGGATTTCGGAAGGGCCGGCACGCGTCCCCGAGCACGTGAGAAGTACATGAACCAGCCAAGGCAGGCGCCCGTCGGTTCCGCGAGCCTCTTCGAGGCCGGGTCATCTTCGGAGAGGATGACACACCGGTCTGGTTCCCAGGCGCGCACCAGAGCGTTCACCACCTTCTTGAGCACCGGAACGGTGAGCACCCGCCCCGCCGCGGGCTCCTCACGCGGCAGGTGGAGCACACACCCGTTGGCGTAGAAGGGCAGGCCCGAGCCGCAGGTGAAGCTCAGCTGGCCACCCCGCCCCTCCCGCTCCTCTCCGGTCCAGGCGTCGAAGTAGAACGCATCCCGGCCGAGCCGGTACTTCTTGCGCTCGAAGAAGCGCAGGAACGTGTCCTGGGTGGGCTCGAACGGCAGCGTCAGCGCGTTCTTGCGTGAATACGCGTACTCGAACCAGCGGGCATAGGCCGGATCGCATTCCGCCAACGAGGCGAAGAGCAGCCCGGCGCGCCGGGCACACTCCCCAGCGGACTCCTTGCGACCTGCCCAATGTGCTCCCGCCTGGAAACGTTCCATTGGCCATGTCATACGCCATGGGTAACAAAGGCACCATCGGGAAGCGTATCCGGCCGCTCCTCTTCAGGCCTCGGACAGCACCGAAACGTCTGATATTCAAGGACCTTCATGTCAACAGCCGCCCCGCCCCAGACCGTGCTCGCCGCTATCGACGTGGGCACGAACGCCGTCCGCCTGGAGTTGGCCCGGCCCGATGCCGACGGCGCGCTGGAAACCCTCCACCAGGAGCGAGACCCCATCCGCCCGGGAGAGGGCGTCTTCGCCACCGGCTCGATGCCCGAGGAAACGGCGGACCGGCTCCTGTCCACGTTGCGGCGCTACGCGGCCCTGTGCCGCAAGCACAAGGCGCGGGTGCGAGCCGTGGCCACCAGCGCCATGCGCGACGCGAGGAACCAGCAGGAGATCGTCCAGCGGGTACGCGACGAAGCGGGGCTCAACCTGGAGGTGGTCAGCGGCAAGGAGGAGGCACGCCTCATCTGCCTGGGCGTGTTGCACCGCAAGCCCCCCCATGTCCGCTCCCTCCTGGTGGACATCGGCGGCGGCTCCACCGAGGTGGCGCTCGCCACGGGGGAAAGGCCGGACGAGCTGTGGAGTCTGGCGCTCGGGTCGGTGCGGATCACCGAGATGTTCGAGGCCTCCGGCAAGGTGACGCCCAAGCGGTTGCGGCTCATGCGCAGCTACGTGGAGGAGCAGTTGCGCAAGGCCATCCCCGAGCGGCTGCCCAATTCCCCCCGGGTGGCCCTCGGCTCCTCGGGCACCATCAACGCCGTGGTGGGCTTCGCGGCGAGCGAGGGCACCGCGCACGCGTCCCTGCGCCAGCTCACGAGCGCGGTGGACATGCTGTCGGAGATGACGCCCGAGCGGCGGCGCAAGCGCTTCGATCCCCGGCGCGCGGACATCATCGTGGCGGGCGCCACCATCCTCGAACGCGCGGCGCGGCACCTGGGTGTGGAGAGCATCACCGCCGTCAACCGGGGCCTGCGCGATGGGCTGCTCGTGGACCTGCTCTACCGGCAGGACGAGCACCGCGAGGATCACTCGCTGGCGGACGCGGCGGTGGCCATGGGGCGGCGGCTGCTCTTCGACGAGAAGCACGCGCGCCAGGTGGCGAGGTTGGCGCTCACGCTCTTCGACGAACTGGCGGCGCTGCACAACC from Melittangium boletus DSM 14713 includes the following:
- a CDS encoding ATPase domain-containing protein, which translates into the protein MSESATGGSGQPARDERVQSGIPRLDFILQGGLKQGGTYALMGPPGSGKTILANQLCFNHIEKSGGRCVYMTLLIESHGKMLRHLEGMSFFRLGDVPEKIYYISGYQKVRDEGFSGLLELIRTTLRERRATVFIVDGMESAEQFSSTRQAYGEFIHSLQALASLLGCTTLLISNMRERTHVEHTLVDGVLELSDQLIGPRAVRELTVHKFRGGDYLRGRHEVEISSEGVSVHPRTEVQFAHPGEFAHEQRTRMAFGLPRLDEMLSGGLPSGSTTALLGAPGTGKTLLGLSFLLEGARQGQKGTYFGFYEPPPRLIEKAEDVGLPLERYVRDGTIQLVWQPPLEHFMDSLAEQLLETLRAETRRERRRLFIDGAEGFRAAAVYPDRMPRFLSALTNQLRSLDVTTVMTDELELFQPQLNLPTPELANVVETVLLLRYVEMRSQIYRLLSIMKMRESHYDTSLREFRISRGGIDVADSFRSAESILSGTGRIREEARPLLRETAKKTAKKKPAKRRRGGKKDGGGR
- a CDS encoding family 2 encapsulin nanocompartment cargo protein terpene cyclase; the encoded protein is MAKAQAKQPFELPDFYVPWPARLNPNLEGARTHSKAWARQMGIIDPPQEEAEPKIWDEAKFDAMDYALLCAYTHPEAPGPELDLITDWYVWVFYFDDHFLEVYKRSRDLAGAKKYLDRLPLFMPVDLSPPPEPTNAVERGLIDLWARTVPTKSMEWRRRFFDSTKALLEESNWELSNINERRVSNPIEYIEMRRKVGGAPWSADLVEHAVFAEVPARIAASRPMRVLKDTFSDGVHLRNDLFSYEREILEEGELSNCVLVMERFLDIDPQRAANLTNDILTSRLQQFENTAVTELPSLFAEHGLSPVEQANVLVYIRGLQDWQSGGHEWHMRSSRYMNRGGSGASESVSLGPTGLGTSAARLHLSPGSLGLIRLKSFSHVPYKAVGPVKLPKFYMPYKTWVNANLDAARRNSKEWARRMGMLETLPGIPGAYIWDDHKFDVADVALCGAMIHPNASGPELDLTAGWLVWGTYADDYFPTFYGHTRDMVGAKVFNARLSAFMPDDPSTLTTVPTNPVERGLADLWARTAGPMPPSARNHFRWAIQEMTASWLWELANQTQNRIPDPVDYVEMRRKTFGSDLTMSLCRLAHAHGLPAKLLRSRVMRSLEDSAADYACLTNDVFSYQKEIEFEGELNNGVLVVQRFLDLEKAEAIEVVNNLMSARMRQFEHIIALELPILVEDFGLDDKDREKLHKYVEQLQQWMAGVLRWHQTVDRYKEFELRASQKLPLAPRGATGLGTSAARIASLFGK
- a CDS encoding family 2B encapsulin nanocompartment shell protein, with amino-acid sequence MTSPVGKPGDEKSQLSLGTAAARQLTTTTKSQPQMQGISSRWLLKLLPWVQVSGGTFRLNRRLSYTLGDGRVSFVNTGAKVQVIPQELTELPLLRGFDDVEALTALANRFEQKEYKPGEIITEAGKEADSICLIAHGKVEKIGKGKYGDESVIGFLADGDHYSYEVLLESQDYWQYTVKAVTYCTVLILQQSSFESVVALSPSLQKHVEQFKARRHKKTDGTGEAAIELSAGHHGEPVLPGTYVDYETSPREYELAVAQTVLQIHTRVADLFNDPMNQTQEQLRLTVEALKERKEHELINNREFGLLHNADLKQRIHTRSGPPTPDDMDELLATVWKEPSFFLAHPRAIAAFGQECNRRGIYPTSVEMHGNMVPAWRGIPIVSCNKIPISDTRTSSIILMRAGEKNQGVIGLHQAGIPDEIEPSFNVRFMGINEKAIISYLVSTYFSTAVLVPDALGILESVEIGRME
- a CDS encoding family 2B encapsulin nanocompartment shell protein produces the protein MANSVNTGNGGVVEQQQTSLNTAAARQLTTTTKSHPQMEGISPRWLLRMLPWVEVPGGVYRVNRRLTYTAGDARLSFGNVGAKVQVIPQELRKLPLLRGFDDEDSDSVIDTLAKQFVQKEFKAGDLIVEVGQPAEHVILLAHGRAQKLGVGKYGDPVVLDSLGDGDHFGDQAVVESDDRWKFAVKALTPCTVMMLPQRIFEVVISQSPSLGAHVGRFKERLKKPQDKSGQAAIELSAGHHGEPTLPQTFVDYELRPREYELSVAQTILRVHTRVSDLYNDPMNQTQEQLRLTVEALRERQEHELINNREFGLLHNADLKQRVIARRGPPTPDDLDELLSRRRKSRFFLAHPRTIAAFGQECNRRGVYPTYVEVDGNKFIGWRGVPLLPSDKIPIGNDGTTSIIVMRTGKDDQGVVGLHQTGIPDEISPGLSARRMDVSDKAITSYLVSTYYSVAPLVPDALGVLENIQLGFGR
- a CDS encoding Imm52 family immunity protein, with the translated sequence MERFQAGAHWAGRKESAGECARRAGLLFASLAECDPAYARWFEYAYSRKNALTLPFEPTQDTFLRFFERKKYRLGRDAFYFDAWTGEEREGRGGQLSFTCGSGLPFYANGCVLHLPREEPAAGRVLTVPVLKKVVNALVRAWEPDRCVILSEDDPASKRLAEPTGACLGWFMYFSRARGRVPALPKSVRVEPVEDRGSLIILTPEPFSRGNTAHMDLAARVRERLEKAGLLPPVSG
- a CDS encoding Ppx/GppA phosphatase family protein; amino-acid sequence: MSTAAPPQTVLAAIDVGTNAVRLELARPDADGALETLHQERDPIRPGEGVFATGSMPEETADRLLSTLRRYAALCRKHKARVRAVATSAMRDARNQQEIVQRVRDEAGLNLEVVSGKEEARLICLGVLHRKPPHVRSLLVDIGGGSTEVALATGERPDELWSLALGSVRITEMFEASGKVTPKRLRLMRSYVEEQLRKAIPERLPNSPRVALGSSGTINAVVGFAASEGTAHASLRQLTSAVDMLSEMTPERRRKRFDPRRADIIVAGATILERAARHLGVESITAVNRGLRDGLLVDLLYRQDEHREDHSLADAAVAMGRRLLFDEKHARQVARLALTLFDELAALHNLPLSCRPYLETAALLHDVGNAVSYERHHKHTYYLIHNSDIPGLADHERELVARVARYHQRSPPELHHSGMQGLSAAEARLVRKLATLLRVANALDGGHHQPVKELRATNGRDTVSLHLKARQPVDLELWMVEREVALFRRVFGKRLVPHLGR